A single window of Sporosarcina sp. Marseille-Q4943 DNA harbors:
- a CDS encoding MFS transporter has protein sequence MQHDGYTLRNLQFWKIVIGLGFASIFIFASMYAMQPLLPLFTTEFGISVSYASTAMSMTTIGLIVGLIVLGFFSDRNGRNVYIYLSLIGSVIPFLIIANTDSFLLIVILRFVQGFALAGVPAAALAYISEEIHRQFTSVATALYISFNGLGGMIGRFMTGFIAEQASWQMSLYILSIFGTFLFIILLLTLPKSRNFVPTDTTFAKDIKGIVFHLKNPALLIVFGLGIVLQLSFTGVWTYLPFHLIDPPYFLSLETISYLYLAYGFGVVGAPLAGWLAGKFGLRNVRFAGVVLLAFGIGLTALSPLILIIIGLCIVCLGFFTAHSLTAASVSKEATHHKGSASSLYLVSYYIGVAMGSTLLSPLYETFGWAGLIALAAILPVAYVGMIRYRRAKRS, from the coding sequence ATGCAACATGACGGCTATACGTTAAGAAATCTTCAATTTTGGAAAATCGTAATCGGCCTGGGATTCGCTTCTATTTTCATTTTTGCCTCGATGTACGCGATGCAACCGCTCCTGCCTTTATTCACGACAGAATTCGGCATATCGGTTTCATATGCAAGTACGGCAATGTCGATGACGACGATTGGCCTCATTGTCGGCCTCATTGTACTCGGTTTCTTTTCGGATCGGAACGGACGGAATGTATACATATACCTTTCCTTGATCGGCTCGGTCATTCCATTTCTCATTATCGCAAATACGGATTCATTCCTGCTCATCGTCATCCTCCGGTTCGTGCAAGGGTTTGCACTCGCTGGCGTGCCGGCTGCCGCGCTTGCGTATATTAGTGAGGAAATACATAGGCAGTTTACAAGTGTCGCAACGGCGCTCTACATATCTTTTAATGGATTGGGAGGCATGATCGGCCGTTTCATGACGGGGTTCATTGCCGAACAGGCTTCATGGCAAATGTCTTTATACATACTGTCGATTTTCGGAACGTTTCTATTCATCATCCTGCTATTAACACTGCCGAAATCAAGGAATTTCGTGCCGACCGATACGACATTTGCGAAAGATATTAAGGGAATCGTTTTTCATCTAAAAAATCCCGCTTTGCTCATCGTATTCGGTTTAGGAATCGTCCTTCAATTATCTTTTACAGGAGTGTGGACATATTTACCGTTCCATCTAATTGATCCACCGTATTTCCTTTCACTCGAAACGATTTCATACTTATATTTGGCGTATGGGTTTGGAGTCGTCGGTGCTCCACTCGCAGGGTGGCTTGCGGGAAAGTTCGGTCTGCGCAACGTCAGGTTTGCAGGGGTTGTTTTACTAGCCTTTGGGATTGGTCTGACAGCACTTTCACCGCTCATCCTTATCATTATAGGTCTCTGTATTGTCTGCTTAGGATTTTTCACCGCCCATTCTTTGACGGCGGCATCTGTCAGCAAGGAAGCGACCCATCATAAGGGCAGTGCGTCAAGCCTTTATTTAGTTTCTTATTACATCGGCGTGGCGATGGGTAGCACGTTGCTTAGCCCGCTATATGAGACGTTCGGCTGGGCCGGCCTCATTGCACTCGCGGCGATCTTGCCGGTAGCTTATGTGGGGATGATCCGGTATCGACGAGCGAAGAGGTCGTAA